Below is a window of Fulvitalea axinellae DNA.
TTGTACCCGAGTATATTCTTCGTAGCGCCCGATTTTTTGATCTTGTCTTTGGCGAAGTCCGTGTCCGGAAACTGCTCATCAGACATGGCCCCCTCGGCCACTTTAAAGCACATGGCCATGCCATTGGCCTTCACAAAGTTTATGGCGTCTTCGCCCTCAAACACCATAAAACCGTTCCCCACTTCATCGCCCTGCGACATATCGAAGCTCATCGCAAAAAAATCCGGACGGGCCTTGTCAAAAAGATAAGCGTAGCGGATGGGTTTTGCCCTCTTGTTCCGCATTTCGAAGATCACTTCCCCGGTAAACTTGTACTCGTCCGGCAAGTTCTCGGGAACTTCCAAACCGAACATTCCCGGCTTATAGTTCGCCGGCATTTCCGCCTCATAATCATTCTCTTCCTCGTCTTCTTTGTCATAGTACTCTTCCGTCCGCTCATCAGCCATGTACACGTCCCCTGTTCCCATCCCCGATTCGGTCAGAACGTGAAAAAACAAATCGACTTTGACATCCAGTCCGGGACCTCCCGCGGTTTTTCCGTGTGCCTCAAATGTCAAAAACTCTTCATTATGGGTAAATACCGTCACTTCTCCGGATGCGTATTCGACTTCTTTATTCTTCTCCACAAAGAAAAGCTTCAGGTTGGCCTCCGCGGGAATGCCGTAACCCTTCGCCGGAAACTTTCCTGCGGGATCCTTCAACAGCAACTCAAAACGGTTTACGGTCTCGCTTCCCGGCATTCGCCATTTACCGGTCACTGCCAAACGGCTCCCTTCGGCTACGGGTTTGGGGCTCGGCGTAATCGGCAAATTAAACTCGTCTTTACCGTCCCTTACCGAAATGGTTCCGGACATCATATCGCCACCGG
It encodes the following:
- a CDS encoding DUF4412 domain-containing protein; its protein translation is MKRIFLPIVALLLASGLGHAQLFKKLKEKAKRIEKKIDDKVNEKVDGAADKLLGNKKSPGFPEGYAGGDMMSGTISVRDGKDEFNLPITPSPKPVAEGSRLAVTGKWRMPGSETVNRFELLLKDPAGKFPAKGYGIPAEANLKLFFVEKNKEVEYASGEVTVFTHNEEFLTFEAHGKTAGGPGLDVKVDLFFHVLTESGMGTGDVYMADERTEEYYDKEDEEENDYEAEMPANYKPGMFGLEVPENLPDEYKFTGEVIFEMRNKRAKPIRYAYLFDKARPDFFAMSFDMSQGDEVGNGFMVFEGEDAINFVKANGMAMCFKVAEGAMSDEQFPDTDFAKDKIKKSGATKNILGYKCVEYRAEMDGERMSLWVAEELKAGKGFFGSGNIHTPYGGLVLEYEGSGRDGNSKMTAVSIDLDKPFTFDTKPYRKRK